From the Bacillus thuringiensis genome, the window TGGGAAAAACATAGTTGTTCCAAGTGGATATGAATTTCGCTCGCTTACTTCACATGGTTTTAATACTTCTTATAAGAATTTAGAATATCATCAATTTTCAGTAGAGGCAGATGGTTCGCCTATTATTACTAATTCAAACAATATATTTGTTGGAAAGACCACCCTAACTAATAATACAGACCAAGAACAAACGTTATCTACTAATAGTTTTTCAAAAATGATTTCAAATTCAGTTACTCATTCAACTACACATGGTTTTAAATTTGGAACCAAAGCTTCTGCGAAATTTAATATTCCTTTTGTGGGAGAAACAGGAATAGAATTATCTGCAGAATACAATTTTTCGGATACATCTAGTGAAACAAGCTCTGAAAGTTTCACTTATATTGCTACTCCACAGAATATAAAAGTTCCTGCCCATTCATCTGTAGAAGTTGTTGTAAGTCTAGATACAGTTAAAGCAAATGGGAATGTAAAACTTCTTGCTAAAATGTCAGGTGAGGATATGGGTAGTTTTAATTATAAATCTACAACAGGAGGTATTGGTAAATCATATGTTTATAATAAATCATTTAATTCATTAGTAACATATGCTTCGAAGATTGAAAAACTTCAAAATATCTCGGCTAATCCAGATGGTAAAACGATAAATATTATAGGTTCAGGTAAATACGAAGCTGAATATGGAACTGAGTTTAATGTAACTGTAACACCTATTGATAAAAATGGAAAGTCGGTTGATGAGGGGTATACATATAAGGTGAAACCGGAGATTACAAAAGAAAAATAATGTACTTTAAATTAAAATCATTTCAATTTAAGTGGTCTAAATCTCAAATCTATTAACTTAATCATTTAGATTATTCTTGAAGTTGGAAAAAGAAACACGTAACCCTTTCTCTTTTATTTATGAGAAAAGGTTACGTGTTTTCTATGAATGTGCGTCAAAAAACAAGAATTTTCTTTATTTGGTGAATATATATACCTAATCTATTAGCCATAAAATCATGCAAAATAAAGACTTAAGTGCAATGGGAACCATTTTTCTCCTTTTTATACATGGTTAAAACTGCAAATCGCTATTCCTTTTCTTACTCAACTTTGTAGTCAATTAGAAACTTCAACAGGAATTTTAATAAGCTCTGAGAGACTTAATCGACGATTTTAATCATCTTCTGAAATCTTTTTTTGAACTGTATTTACTCCACTTCTACAATTTTTCAAGTTCCAAATCAATTTGTATCTACTTAGCTTGGTGCCGGAAAATATAATCATAAAACTAGTGGGGAAATTCAATTAGAGTATAACTTATTAAGTGAAGAGTTCTCTAATATGGAAGTTGAACCACGAAAAAGGGTTGTCAAACATATAGGGTGCCTTGAATAAGTATGA encodes:
- a CDS encoding ETX/MTX2 family pore-forming toxin — translated: MKNSKKLKRKILACGAIASISTTLVTPLPTLASADQINTSELEKDAKVDTAILEWKVPLFKATEIYGKNIVVPSGYEFRSLTSHGFNTSYKNLEYHQFSVEADGSPIITNSNNIFVGKTTLTNNTDQEQTLSTNSFSKMISNSVTHSTTHGFKFGTKASAKFNIPFVGETGIELSAEYNFSDTSSETSSESFTYIATPQNIKVPAHSSVEVVVSLDTVKANGNVKLLAKMSGEDMGSFNYKSTTGGIGKSYVYNKSFNSLVTYASKIEKLQNISANPDGKTINIIGSGKYEAEYGTEFNVTVTPIDKNGKSVDEGYTYKVKPEITKEK